Proteins from a single region of Gasterosteus aculeatus chromosome 20, fGasAcu3.hap1.1, whole genome shotgun sequence:
- the tomm40 gene encoding mitochondrial import receptor subunit TOM40 homolog, which yields MRISQSADDSRGNGRALVNCGNGRCGELCRCRELPRSRTVSSVSGSEMGSVLAAASPSPAPAAAAGSQGVQGLVSVPPGFTMPSVPSTSGSDQQTDADPQLPNPGMYEECHRKCKEVFPLPMEGVRLVVNKGLSNHFQVCHTVTLSTLGDSGYRFGSTYVGTKQTGPAESFPVMVGDMDNTGSLNSQIIHQLTSAVRSKIAIQTQQHKFVNWQCDMEWRGEDFTAAVTLGNPDVLVGSGILVGHYLQSITPALAMGGEVVYHRRPGEEGAVTSLLGRYTGDNCIATLTLGGAGAHATYYHKANDQLQVGVEFEANTRMQDTSASFGYQLDVPKANLLFKGTVDSNWVVGATLEKKLLPLPLTLALGASLNHRKNKFQCGFGVTIG from the exons ATGCGCATTAGCCAATCGGCGGACGACTCACGGGGGAATGGGCGGGCTCTTGTCAACTGCGGTAACGGGCGTTGTGGTGAACTTTGCCGGTGTCGAGAGCTACCCCGGAGCCGAACGGTCAGC tcTGTCTCAGGCTCAGAGATGGGCAGCGTGTTGGCGGCCGCCTCCCCCAGTCCTGCCCCGGCAGCCGCTGCAGGTAGTCAAGGGGTCCAAGGGTTGGTCTCGGTCCCTCCTGGCTTCACAATGCCTTCCGTCCCGTCAACATCTGGATCGGACCAGCAGACCGATGCAGACCCCCAGCTTCCGAACCCGGGCATGTACGAGGAGTGCCACCGCAAATGCAAAG AGGTGTTCCCTCTGCCGATGGAAGGGGTGCGGTTGGTGGTCAACAAAGGCCTGAGTAACCACTTCCAGGTCTGCCACACCGTTACACTCAGCACCCTCGGCGATTCTGGTTATCGATTTGGTTCCACCTACGTAGGCACCAAACAGACCGGACCGGCGGAG TCTTTCCCAGTCATGGTTGGAGATATGGACAATACGGGTAGTCTGAATTCCCAAATCATCCACCAGCTCACATCTGCCGTGCGATCCAAAATAGCCATACAG ACCCAGCAGCACAAGTTTGTGAACTGGCAGTGTGACATGGAGTGGCGCGGCGAAGACTTCACCGCCGCTGTGACGCTCGGGAATCCAGACGTACTGGTTGGATCTG GCATTTTGGTGGGCCACTATCTGCAGTCCATCACACCAGCTCTGGCGATGGGGGGCGAGGTCGTGTACCACAGGAGACCAGGAGAGGAAGGCGCGGTCACCTCCCTGTTAGGCAGGTACACAG GGGACAACTGCATTGCTACGTTGACTTTGGGTGGGGCAGGAGCTCATGCTACGTACTATCACAAAGCCAATGATCAG TTGCAGGTAGGAGTTGAATTTGAAGCCAACACGAGGATGCAAGACACCTCGGCGTCCTTTGGTTACCAGTTGGACGTCCCCAAAGCGAACTTGCTCTTTAAAG GCACAGTTGACAGTAACTGGGTGGTTGGGGCGACCCTCGAGAAGAAGCTTTTGCCCCTCCCTCTCACACTGGCCCTGGGGGCTTCCCTCAACCACCGCAAGAACAAGTTCCAGTGTGGCTTCGGCGTCACCATTGgctag